CACGCGGATGGATCAAGGCGGTGGACGGGGTGAGCGTGCAGGTGGCCGAGGGCGAGACGCTCGGCATCGTCGGGGAGTCGGGATCCGGCAAGACCACCCTGGCCAAGCTCTTCCTGCTCCTGGAGCGCGCCACCGACGGTGCGCTGCTCTTCGAGGGCAAGGACGTCCGCGCCTTCACCCGCCAGGACTTCGCGCGCTATCGCCGCTCAGTGCAGGCGGTGTTTCAGGATCCGTACAGCTCCTTGAATCCCCGGATGCGGGTCGAGCACATCGTGTCCGAGCCGCTGCCTTCCGACAATGGCGCGACCCGCGCCGAGGTGGGCGAGCGCGTGAGAGAGATCCTGGAGCTGGTCGGGCTCAGGCGCGACAGCGCCACCCTCTACCCGCACGAGTTCAGCGGCGGCCAGCGCCAGCGCATCGCCATCGCCCGGGCGCTCGTGACGTATCCCAAGCTCATCGTCCTGGACGAGCCGGTGTCCGCCCTCGACGTCTCCATCCGCGCGCAGATCCTCAATCTCCTGAAGCGGCTGCAGGGGCGGCTGGGGCTCGCCTACGTCATGATCTCCCACGATCTGGCGGCCGCGCGGTACCTCTCGACCCGCCTCGCCGTCATGTACGCGGGCAAGGTCGTCGAAACGGGGGAGTGCGACGCCGTCTACACCGAGC
This is a stretch of genomic DNA from Candidatus Methylomirabilota bacterium. It encodes these proteins:
- a CDS encoding oligopeptide/dipeptide ABC transporter ATP-binding protein, whose amino-acid sequence is MILQAIGLKKHFPATSSFHVGRARGWIKAVDGVSVQVAEGETLGIVGESGSGKTTLAKLFLLLERATDGALLFEGKDVRAFTRQDFARYRRSVQAVFQDPYSSLNPRMRVEHIVSEPLPSDNGATRAEVGERVREILELVGLRRDSATLYPHEFSGGQRQRIAIARALVTYPKLIVLDEPVSALDVSIRAQILNLLKRLQGRLGLAYVMISHDLAAARYLSTRLAVMYAGKVVETGECDAVYTEPLHPYTQALLSAALPLHPSARRERIILAGEVPNPANPPPGCRFHPRCPRAMPQCESQEPEWREIKPGRFAACHLY